A genome region from Schlesneria paludicola DSM 18645 includes the following:
- a CDS encoding WD40 repeat domain-containing protein — MHRRRLYHPSRTTRGHRNGLLFIGALREVSLIALVVGLLLMAIRESSSLLQMHGTPKGAEAPTFPLDPIMNLDFDRDRRTLIAHTYPEGIDEIRVSNAVSKKRISPQNLFSTATSEINSTTMMLTQWTHENSLHHGVYFLRNDQVVHSEEFILKVLSTADARISRDGSIALMISHNGTIIGWDLTQSPPNRWEFHLEKSSATNQLSPDGTKLVIAANDGNPLICDSRSGEVIFSLPAISSCCRSAAWSSDGQRLSLGDEHGNVFVYDTVTGQQVWMGHINFLFARSMALSFDGNILAAGGFDKKIRIWDLANKTHSPARVVESTSVVNDVIITDDTLFAACLDGTIREWSLKSEQQPRQIR, encoded by the coding sequence ATGCACCGCCGTCGATTGTATCACCCATCTCGCACGACTCGCGGCCATCGAAATGGGCTGCTGTTCATTGGGGCACTGCGAGAAGTTAGCCTGATCGCACTTGTCGTTGGGTTGTTGCTGATGGCAATCCGTGAATCGTCCTCCCTATTGCAAATGCATGGGACTCCGAAAGGAGCCGAGGCACCGACCTTCCCTCTCGACCCCATTATGAATCTCGACTTCGATCGAGATCGACGCACGCTAATTGCTCATACCTACCCAGAAGGCATCGACGAAATCAGGGTGTCGAATGCCGTGTCGAAAAAACGGATCTCGCCTCAAAACCTGTTCTCGACGGCAACCTCAGAAATCAATTCAACCACGATGATGCTGACGCAGTGGACGCACGAGAACAGCCTGCACCACGGAGTTTACTTCCTGCGAAATGATCAAGTCGTGCATTCAGAGGAATTCATTCTGAAAGTTCTGTCGACCGCAGATGCACGGATTTCTCGAGATGGCTCGATCGCCCTAATGATTTCACACAACGGCACGATCATTGGCTGGGACCTGACGCAATCACCACCGAACCGTTGGGAATTCCATTTGGAAAAATCCTCGGCCACCAATCAGCTTTCGCCTGACGGAACGAAGCTCGTGATTGCCGCGAATGACGGAAATCCGTTGATCTGCGATTCCCGGTCGGGTGAAGTGATTTTCTCGCTACCGGCCATCTCGAGCTGCTGCCGCAGCGCGGCCTGGTCAAGTGACGGACAGCGACTTTCACTTGGCGACGAACACGGCAATGTTTTTGTCTACGATACCGTAACGGGTCAACAGGTCTGGATGGGTCATATTAACTTCTTATTCGCACGCTCCATGGCACTGTCATTCGATGGGAACATCCTGGCCGCGGGTGGATTCGACAAGAAGATTCGGATCTGGGATCTCGCAAACAAGACGCATTCACCGGCCCGCGTCGTGGAGAGCACCAGCGTTGTCAACGATGTCATCATCACGGACGACACGTTGTTTGCCGCCTGTCTGGACGGAACGATTCGCGAATGGTCGCTGAAATCCGAACAACAGCCACGACAGATTCGCTAA
- a CDS encoding YaiI/YqxD family protein, translating to MRIWIDGDACPVAVKEIVFRAANRTKIPLTVVANQPMRIPRSEFITILTVPSGLNVADQKIVELLDREDLVVTADIPLAALVVEKGACAIDPRGELYTLENIGERLAMRNLMDELRGSGAISGGPPPFRTNDSQSFANQLDRLLAKRRRKT from the coding sequence ATGCGAATCTGGATCGATGGAGACGCGTGCCCCGTCGCCGTCAAGGAAATCGTCTTTCGTGCGGCGAATCGGACAAAGATTCCGTTGACGGTCGTCGCCAATCAACCGATGCGCATTCCTCGGTCAGAGTTCATCACGATTCTAACCGTCCCCTCGGGGCTGAACGTTGCGGATCAAAAGATTGTTGAGCTGCTTGATCGCGAAGATCTGGTGGTTACTGCCGATATTCCGCTGGCCGCCCTGGTCGTGGAAAAAGGGGCGTGTGCGATCGATCCACGCGGCGAACTTTACACGCTCGAGAATATTGGCGAACGTCTGGCGATGCGAAATCTCATGGACGAACTGCGGGGAAGTGGTGCGATCTCGGGCGGACCGCCGCCGTTTCGAACCAACGACAGTCAATCGTTCGCAAACCAGCTCGATCGCTTGTTGGCAAAACGCCGTCGTAAGACGTGA